The nucleotide window GCCGACTCGTCACGGGAGAAACACTCGAAGAAAACCTCGTCCGGGTGCACCGTGATGACCGGGTCCAGGACGATCCACGCATCACGGTTGGCCAGGTAAAGGTACTCGAAATACTTTCGGCGGGCCTCCAGGAAGGGTCTCATCCGATTGTCCCGGCTTGCCCTCAGCGCGGTGAGCTCGGTTTGGACCTCGCGCAGGCGCTGGGCCGTCCCTTCCTTTACTTTCAGCAGCCTGGCCAGGTCGCCCAGGTCGCGCTCGGCCGCCCAGGCCTTGTAGGCTTCCTTGTCCTTCGGTTTGAACCGCAGATCCGAAATGACGGTGCTGTTGAGGGCCGAGATGGCTTCACGGAACGGGACCCCCCGGGCCAACTCCCCGGAGAAAAAGACCGGCGGCCGCAGCGTGTCCGGGGCGAAGGACATGGCAGTCGTTTCCGCCGTCGACTCGACCAGGGTGTTGCCCATATAGCGGTAGTTAAACTCCATGGGATTGCCTCTGGCGTGTTTCGAACGGCAGGATGCGGAGCGGCAGGGGGATGTCCGGGAAAGCCTCCCGGATGTCGCGCAGGATCGCCAGGCACTGAGCCTTCTCCCGGGACACGCGGGTGGCGGAGACCCGCCCCGCGATCTCCGCAACGGTGCACGCCGTCTCCGGGTCTTTCCGCGCTTCCTGTTGCAGAAAATGATAGATCCGGCCCTTGGCCACCCGGGCCGTGTTGACCCGGCTGAGAACCGTGATGAAATAATCCCTCAGGTCAGCGATGAGCCGGGGATTTCCGGAGGCATATCCCTCGAGGTAGTTGGTGACGAAGAGCTGAAGATTGGCCGAGGGGTGTTCGCTCAGTCGCAACAGGTAGTCCGGGCCGGCTTCCGGCTGCAGGAAGGAGGTGATCAATTCGCAACCGAAACGCTGCACCTCCGGCCGGACGCTGTCGCAAAGAGCGACCAGTGCAGCGGAGGGCAGGTCGTCACGATCGAAGTTTTCCCGGATGAAGGTAAAACCGAACTCGCGGGTATCCTCCCACTTCGAGTCCAGCAGGCGAACGGTCTGCCCCATCTCGCGCTTGAGGGCGGCCAGGTTCTCCCGGCATTTGCGCCAGGCGAACTCCCGGACGGACCGGGTGTCGTGGTTGGCGAACCGGATGGTTTCCCTCACGGGAAAAGCGGTCTCACTGAACAGGTTGTTCAAAAGGAAACCACCGAATTCCCGGGCGAAGGGTTCGCTGGAACGGAGCAGGCGGACCGTGGTGTCGCGCGTAATGTCTTCCAGTGAGCCGGCCAATTCGTTCTCGAGGATCCCGGCCAAGTCGCGGTGAAAACCTTCCGCCGTTTCCTTCCCGAGCAGGTGAAGGGCCAGGGTCTGGGCGAGGAGTCGGCCGAACTCGGGATAACCCGCGGCCAACCGGGCCAGAGTGGGCCGAATGGCCTGCCGGACGTCCTCGAGCGGAGACAGGCAAAACTCCAGGATGACGGATTCCCGCTGCAACAGGAGTTCCAGGGGCAGGCTGCCGAAGAGCCGAATCCCCGCACAGCGCACCGCGGCGTGCGGAGAGCGGATGAGCCGCGTGAGCAGGCTCTCCGGAAGATCTTCGGGCGGGCTCTGATGGCCAAGGAGGACCTGGCTGGCGAAAACGGCTGCTTGCGGGAGGGGGTGATCGAGCAAGGCGAGGAGATCCTCCAGGGGCAGCGTCCTCAGTTGGCTGGGGAACAATTGGAAGAGCAGGCCACTGATCTCTTCGATCACCCCTTCCGTTACTGGTTCGGTTTGAGCGGCGATCACCGCCGTCAGCCTCCGGCAGAGCTCGCTGGCTTGAGGTGCGGAAAATGAGCACCGGCCGATCCAGTCCCGGGCCAGACGGCGCGAGCTCTCCTGGGGACTGGCCATCAGGCGGGCCAGGAAGTCCAGGTTGGCCAGGAACGGCCCGCTGTTGGACGAGACCCACTTCGCGGCGGTCTCGCGGGCGGCCGGGAGCGGGCTCGCCAGCAGGCCAAGGACCAACTCGAAATCAGGTTCGTATGTTTTGTGTCGGGCCAGGGCCAAGTCGAGGCCGAGTTGGTTGGTACAGGCGTAGGGAGCGGTCAGGAGCAGGACAAGCGCCCGGGTTTCCAGTGTTTCCAGGTATCGCGGGTTGGCACGCAGAGCCCTGGCGGCAAATTCGTGCACCAGGAGGCAACGGCTGGCCATGAGCAGGTGGAACAGGCCGCCGGGTTCCTGGTCCCACACCGCGGGGAACGATTCCTCTCTTTCATCGGGGCTGACCGGAGCACCACCCCGGAGGTTCCAGGGCGACAACCAGCGCTTCTGTTCATGGCTTCGGCCGGCCCCATACAGGATATGGTTGAAAGCATGGTAAGGGGCGAACCCATCGAAATCCAGTTGCCGGGTTTGCCTGGATTTCCAGTCATAGAACTCCTTCCGATAGGGCTTGACGGCATCCGCGTCGCTGAAGGGAAGCAGCACCCCGACGGCCATCCGGGCATAATCCGTGTCCCCGGACAGGCCCAGCCGCCTCAGGGTGCGCCAGACCCGGCCGCGGAGGTAGTGCCGGGTGGCGCGGGTGTAGGCCAGGCGGGAGTCCGGTTTCCGGATCTCGTCCTGGACACTGACCCATTTACCGGCCAGCATCGCATGGTCGGTGCTCGGGCCGACAGTGGCGCTCTCTTTCTCGAAGCGGTAAGCCAGGAGTCCGAACACCTCGGCGTCCAGCCGGAATTCAGCGGCCTTGAAAATGTGTCGAAGTTGCCGGAAATAGCCGGAACTCAGGGGCACGCGGCGCAGGAGATCGAGCAGAGCCGGGCGGACCGCTTCCGTGTCGATGGTATAAAAGTCCTCGAGCAGCCCAGGGGGCAGCGCATTCTCGCCAAACCGGTCGGACAGGGCCTGCCGGAACGTTTCCGCCGAGCCGCTTGTCGCCGCTGCCGGCAAGGGATCCGGCAGATGGCCGATGGTTTCCAGCACCAGTCTCTGTCGAGCCTCGGGTGGAGAGGCGGCGCGGTAGGCTTCCCGTGCCATGCGCCTGACTTTTTCGTCCCCGGACGGATCGTCGCGCAGTTTCTGCAGCAGGGGCAGCGAGTCTTCCCCACCACAGCGGCCCAGGGCCCAGGCCAGGCAGTAGTCCGTCATGGCCTGGCCGCTTCGGTCGAGCTTGAGCAGGCTGGGGAGCGCCTCGGCAAGCCGCCTCTCTCCGCAGCGCCAGAGCAGGCGGGACAGGGGACGGCCGTCGTCGGTCACACCTTGCAGCCGGACTGCCTGGCGGAGAGCCTCGAGCAAGGCCTGGTCCGGACGATTCCTGGCAGAAGTCGAAACAGGCGGGCCGGCTGACGACGGCCGGGCCGGCCGGGCTTTACCGGCTTCCCAGTATCCTTTCGCCATTTTCGAGGAAACCAGTTCGTCGAAAATCGTTTCCGCCTGATGCTGCTGCACCGGAAGGACCGTTTTCGAGCCGTCCTTGAGGGTCCCCCCCCGGCGTCCGTAACGGAAATTGACCACGAACCACCCGGGCGTCACCTCACAGAGATCGACTTCGTATACCTTGTCGGAATTTCCCTCCTGAAAAGCCAGTCGTGTTTGACGGATGAGTTTCAAGCCCAATCACCTGCGTTTAATCCGGTTGATGAGACGAGTGAATTATAGAAAGCGACCAAAGAGAATGCAATTAAAAACCGCACCGGACGTTCCGGGTGTCCAGTTCGAAATTGGCGTGATTTTTCATGGTCATGGATTCCTCCCGCAGCCACCGGAACATCGCATGGGCCAGGGTGTGCTGCTTTCGAATGTTGAAGAACGTGGCGCCCAGGTCCGTTGTCAGTTGATGCAGGAAGGGGTACATCTGCCGTCGGACCGGGTCGTCCGGGGATTTCCTGAAAGCCTCGTACAACTCCAGGATGGTCAGCCAGTCCAGATACTCCTTCGGGGTGGACCTGAGATGATCCGTCTGCAGCCGTGTCCTCAATCCGTTCAGCGCATTTCGCAGCTCCGGCAGGGAGGGGACGGGTTGTTCTCCACCGGTCAACTGGAAGCCTTTTCCTGGCCTGCCGTCCCCGCGGCGGGCGGCCTTGCTTTCCCGGATCACCCCCGTCACCTCCTCTCTCAGCTTTGCCAGGATGTGGTGACCGTTGGGGGCATAGAGGGCCAGGGCCCGCTGAAAGATCTTCCGTTCAAAATCGGGGTCCGCGAAGACGCGGGACCACGCTGTCTCCAGTTCCTCCAGCCGGGAATGGGGGAGTGGCCCGGCTGAAGGGCCGGTCGCTTCCAACAGGAACCGCAGCGCGACCGAGAAGCGATCGCCGGGTGGGGCAGAGCGGTCGATCACCTGCTTCTCCGGTGGCTGATGAAACGGAGGGCGGAGTGCCTCGGCCAGTAGCGGGCGAGTGCTCAGGCGACGACGCGCCAGAAGCCACCCGATGCGCAATCGGAGGGTGGATGGGGCATCCCGCCGGCCAAGGATTCTTTGGGCCGCCAGGGCGATAAACGTCGTCGTGGTCGAACGGGGACGCCCGGCGGCCAAGTCGAACAACCGCTCCCACTCCGAGTGTGACGCGGCATCCACCACCAACCACTCCCGGGCGCAGCGTCGCGCCTCGGGCGGAGTTACCGTCGAGGGAAGCCGCAGCACCCCTTCCATCAACCGACGGGCCTCATCGCGATTTCCCCTCATCTCGGCAAGCAGGGCCAGGGCGGCCAGCGATCCTCCCCGCAACCGTGTCTCCGGGAATCGGGCCCCCTCCCGCGACATTGCCGCCCGTTGATGCTCGGAAGGCAATTCCCCACTGTGTGCGGCATATTCCAAGCTCAATAAGGTGTGGGCGGAGTGTGACGTTCTCCTGCATTCGGTTCGGGCCATTTCCAGCGCGGCGCCTCCCGCCATGTCGCAGCGCCATTTCCACCACGCCTGGCCGGCCATGCGGTAAGCCAACCGCGGGCAGCGCAGCGGTCCCGCCACCTTTCGGGCGAACCAGCCGGGAAGCAGGAAGGGGAGCAGGATTACCACGCCCGGCAACCACTGCCATTCCCCCGATGCCACCCACCACGAAAACGTCAACGCCAGCGGGAAGAGGAAGAGCCTGAGCAGGGCTCCCCACCGGATGTCCTCGCTCAACCAAACCATGATCGGGGATTTGAGCCGTTGGGGAGCCACCGTTTCCGGGGTCGTTTCCTGTTTGCGCGACAGCCAGATGAGAAGCCAGACGATCAGGATGATGAGGCCGGATACGCTCATGGCCTTCACCATCCGACCAGTCGACGCAACCGGGACCAATCGAAAGGCTGCCGGTTGGGTTCCGGAACACGGGGGGAAGGCGGATCCTCCGGCCCCGGTTCCAGGTGGGCCCAGACTTCATGCATCAGCCGCCGGCTGGGTTGCTCCAGCTCATGGAGAGCTTCATCCACCCGGCTTCGGGTCAACGGGAAACGACCGAGCGGCGTGGTATAGGTCTCCTCCTGCCCGGGACACTCCGCCAACCTGTCCAGTAACCATCGGGCTCGCTGTTCGACCTCGGCCTTCGTGCTGTCCGATCTTAAGCCTAAAATATAAAAGGGATTGTATATAATTTTTTGGTGGAAGTCCGGTGTCAACTCACCCTCCATGCGCATGAGGTTCCCGGGCGGGGCGAACCGTCATGGTCATTCCGCTTGTCTGGATTCCGTCACCATACCAGGGGAATTGTAAACAGTTGCCCGGCAGCATTCAAGATCGAATCGATTTCGGTCGCCTCCCGGGTTGTGTCACCGGGGAGCGGCGTCGGGTCACTCGACCATTCCGCCGGCGATGAACACCTCACCCTCTTCGTTTTCGCAATGGTATGCCCACAGAACCGGGGGGAAACCATAGTTGTTCGGGTCGGTGACGGAGGCGCCCGGTTCCAGCCACTCCGTTTTCTGCGTGTACCACTCGCGAAAGTCCTCCGCACTGAAAAACCTGGAGGTGATCGTGCTCAGCCGGAAACCGTCCCCGGCCGGCTTGAAGGCTCCAAACCGGCGTACCCGGATCCGCTCTCCGGAGATGTTGGTCACCGTGGTCGAATAGTGATGGCGAGAGCCCGGCCGGGAGGTGCTCTGACCGAAACTCACGCTGGCATGAGCTTTCCCTGCCTTGAGGTCGTCCAGGGTCAGGATGTCCTGGTCGGGCGAGCAGGATCTTTCCGGAAACCTGACCCATCGAGGCAACGGCAGATGGTCGATATTGCGGCAATCGACGAGCTGCCCGCCCGGGTAGGCAACAAAGTATGCGGTGACCTCGTTGAGTTTGAGGACAGTTTGATCCCGCAGGAATATCCGGGGCCCATCAATCCGATCGACCTCGCCCCAACCCTCGGGGTCCGCTGGAGGGACTCCGACAAACAGCCGGTAGTCACAGCGATCCAAGGAGTGGGCCAGTAAGCGATCCCCAGTTGTTTCTATGCCCTTGCGCTCTCCGCGTGCCGGGTGCCTGAGAAGGAGAGCTGCAGCGGCCAGGACCAACCCCAACCCAACCAGTAGATAGAACATCAGCGGCATATCGTCAGCTCCGCCCAGAGGTCGTCGGCTTCAAGCGGGTTGAAGGCGCGGATTCCCCGAACCTCGAACCGTTGCCCCCCGTTGTAAAGGACCACTCCGGGGCGGCTCCCCCGGGCGCCGAACAAAGGGAAACGCTCCAGCACCCGGGCGAAGGCGGGGGTGAACGTGGCGGCGGACTTGATCTCGACGGGCGTCAGCGCCCCGCTCTCCCGGATGATCAG belongs to Acidobacteriota bacterium and includes:
- a CDS encoding HEAT repeat domain-containing protein, translating into MTDDGRPLSRLLWRCGERRLAEALPSLLKLDRSGQAMTDYCLAWALGRCGGEDSLPLLQKLRDDPSGDEKVRRMAREAYRAASPPEARQRLVLETIGHLPDPLPAAATSGSAETFRQALSDRFGENALPPGLLEDFYTIDTEAVRPALLDLLRRVPLSSGYFRQLRHIFKAAEFRLDAEVFGLLAYRFEKESATVGPSTDHAMLAGKWVSVQDEIRKPDSRLAYTRATRHYLRGRVWRTLRRLGLSGDTDYARMAVGVLLPFSDADAVKPYRKEFYDWKSRQTRQLDFDGFAPYHAFNHILYGAGRSHEQKRWLSPWNLRGGAPVSPDEREESFPAVWDQEPGGLFHLLMASRCLLVHEFAARALRANPRYLETLETRALVLLLTAPYACTNQLGLDLALARHKTYEPDFELVLGLLASPLPAARETAAKWVSSNSGPFLANLDFLARLMASPQESSRRLARDWIGRCSFSAPQASELCRRLTAVIAAQTEPVTEGVIEEISGLLFQLFPSQLRTLPLEDLLALLDHPLPQAAVFASQVLLGHQSPPEDLPESLLTRLIRSPHAAVRCAGIRLFGSLPLELLLQRESVILEFCLSPLEDVRQAIRPTLARLAAGYPEFGRLLAQTLALHLLGKETAEGFHRDLAGILENELAGSLEDITRDTTVRLLRSSEPFAREFGGFLLNNLFSETAFPVRETIRFANHDTRSVREFAWRKCRENLAALKREMGQTVRLLDSKWEDTREFGFTFIRENFDRDDLPSAALVALCDSVRPEVQRFGCELITSFLQPEAGPDYLLRLSEHPSANLQLFVTNYLEGYASGNPRLIADLRDYFITVLSRVNTARVAKGRIYHFLQQEARKDPETACTVAEIAGRVSATRVSREKAQCLAILRDIREAFPDIPLPLRILPFETRQRQSHGV